The genomic stretch TTTCTCCGGCACGACGGTTGCTAGCCCCCTTCGAAGGAAAAGGTATCTGGTTACGAAAGGAGATGCGCTCATGCCCAAGTACGCTCGCCTCGTCCTCCCCGGTGTCCCGCACCACGTCACCCAGCGTGGAAACCGGCGGGTGGCCGTTTTCGCGGACGAGAAAGACCATCGCCTCTACCTCGACCTCCTCCAAATCTATTCCTCCAGGAACGGCCTCGACATCCTCGCCTACTGCCTCATGCCGAACCACGTGCACCTGGTCGCCGTCCCTCGGGAACCCCACTCTCTCGGCCGCGCGCTTCGCGACACGCATCGGCTCTACGCGCGGAAGTACAACAAGCGATATGACCATGCCGGCCATCTCTGGCAGGGACGTTTCTTCTCCACCCCGCTCGACGATCATCACTTCTGGGCGGCGATCCGCTATGTGGAGAGGAATCCGGTTCGCGCGGGGATGGTCGGTCGAGCCGAGGACTACCCGTGGTCGAGCGCGAGAGCCCACTGCGGGAAGACCGAGGCGGAGAGGGAAAGCCGACGCGGCCGATTACTCTCCTTCACCTTTCCCGAGGGGAGCCGGCTCCAAATGGGAGGGGAATGGTCCGCGTGGCTATCGGGGGAGGACGAGGAGAAGGCGTTGGACGAGATCCGGAAGAGAACGCTCACCGGACGATGAACGGGGCAAAAGAGAAAAGGTATCTGGTTAGAAGGGGGATTAGGTATCTGGTTAGGAAGGGGAGCTAGGGGACATACTGTGATAATTTGATGTGGTTAATTCCGTCTTCTTTCGCGAATCCTAGCATGTAGAGGACACGGATGTGCGCGGCGTTGAAGGCAGTGTAATCATCAGCACCAGGAGTAAAAATACCTGCATCTGGACCTTCATATGACCCTCCTCCGTAGCTCACTGCTCTGTAGTTTAACTCTTTCGCCCTATCATTGTTAATAGAAAAGGTGCCTGCGGTGGTAAAAATCTCAGCCCCGGTCAGAAAGCCATTGGAATGATAGTCTTGCACAAAATTTGAAGATTCATTATGCCACCAATAGACACCATCTGGAGTATAATTTGGCCAATCAACAGGACCCAACTGGAAGAAATTGATTCCCGTCTGCGTGTTCTGCAGATCAGCAGTCTCTTGCACGAGCGCTTCATCCGCGGGGATGCCTGTAAAGGTACCATCAACGTTCCTCGGCAGATCATCCTTTGAGTAGAGCTCAACATCCTGCCCTGAACCAGGATCGACATCCCAGATCTGCTGCGCCTGCGCAGCAGTGATCTCGACACCGCTCCACGGCACTCCGGGAGGGCTGTAACAGCTTGCAGGAAGAAAGGCGTGAAAGGTGGTATCCGAACCGAGAGGGTAGGAGAAGGGAACCGCCGCCTCCCAGTAGGTCGCGGCGGGGCTTTGGAAATGAAGGGTGTCCTCGACGACGGTTCTCGCCTTGCGGGTTCCGGATCCCCGGAACAACGCCTTGATTCCGCCCCAGGAAGCGCCTCCTCTCAGCCGGACGCCGGTTGTCGCCCCGTAAAGCAGGTACTCTCCGCCGGAATCGGTCGTGTCCGCTTCGTCTCCGTGAGAAACCACGATGCCGGGAATCGGATCCCCCTCGGCCTCCCGGACCACGCCGTGGATATCGGCATACGCCCACCCGACAAACAGCAAGAGGGTCGCCGCGGTGAGGAATGCACGAGAGTTGGAGAAGGGTGACAAGGGAACACCTCCCGAAGAAGAATCGGTTGGAGCCAAAGGGACGTTATTGTGTAATGATAGAGATTATAAGTACTTGAAGTCAATCATTTTCGGTAGAGCGGGGGTGGAGCCGGAACCAAATCGTAACCAGATACCTTTTTCCGCCCTCCGGACGAAAAAAGAGAATCAGGTTACGAGAAGCTCTTGCCACCAATCGGTCCAATCGTAACCAGATACCTTTTTCCGCCCTGCGGGCGGAAAAAGGTATCTGGTTACGACGGGGCTTACGACAGCCCTTTCCGTTTGCGGATGAACCACTCGGCGCCGAAGAGGAGAACGAGGAGGATAAGGACGGCGGGGTGGTTCCAGATCTCGCGCTCGCTCCGCGCGATCCGCGTGCGCGAGGGGAGCGAGAGATCCCCTCCCCATTCCGCGAGTTCCTCCACGGGAAGAACCCTCCCGCCGCTCGCGCGGGCGATCGCCGCGAGAAGCTCGTCGTTCCTTTCCGTGTCGAGAAACTCGGGGCTGAAGTCGCTCACCGAGAAAGCGCCCTCGTCTTTTCCGAGAAGCGCTCCGCCCTTCTGGGCGGCCGCTTCGTAGGCGTACTCTCCGGGTGGAAGAGGTCCGATCGAGCGATGATAGGCGCCCGGTTCCGCCGGGTCCGGCTCCAGGAAGAAGCGCTCCGGCTCCCCCATATCGGAGTGGACCGTCACCTCCAGCCGCGCGTCCGGCACGGGGGAGAGGGACTCGTCCAGGACGAGGCCGCGCAGATCGATCGTCTCGCTTCTCCGTACGGTCATCTCCTCCGGCCGCACCGTCACGTTTTGGAATCCCCCGCGCGCCACCATCCAACGGAGCGCGTTCGACCAGAGCCGCTCGTAGGTCCTGTTCGACTTGCCGAGCCCCCACATCCGGAAATCCCAGCGCCAGAAACCCGCGCCGTTCACCACCAGAACGCGCCCCTTGCCGGCGGGTCCGAGGACGAGCAGAGGCGCGGGCCGGCCCTCCACGTCGAGGCCGGGGTGGACGGCGAGCGGAGTCGCCCCCGGCCGGACCGGGCCGAGGCGGTTCATCCCGAGAAGCGGCGGGAGTTCCTCCCAACGGGCCACGTTCTCCGCGTCCTCCGGCTCGATGCGGAGGATCGGGTGGCGGACCCCTTCGGTGGTGATCCGCGGCTTGAAGCCGCCCTCCTGATAGAGGTCGCCCGGAGAAGCGGCGACGGGGAGAAGCGACGCGAGCGGTTCCGGCACGCCGCGCCGGAGCGGGTCGACGGCGAGAAAGACCAGGCCGCCGCCGCGAACGCGGACGAAACGGTCCAGCGCCTCCCCCCATTCCCGGCGAACCGCGTCGGGAACGCCGAACAGGAAAACCAGGTCGAAGCGGCGGAGTTCCTCCTCCGTGGCCGGGAAGGGTTCGTTCCCCGGCGCCCCCGGGTCGGCCGGCGCGGGCCCTCCGCCTAGCCCCTGAAAGAAGGCGTACACCGAAAGGTTCGCGTCCTTCTCCAGCGTGCGACGGAGAAAGGCGAAATCCCAGCCGGGACGGTCGGCGAAGAGGAGAACGCGGAGTCTCTCCTTCACCACCTCGATGGTGAAGTCGAGGTGGTTGTTCTCGCCCACCCGCTCTCCCTCGCTCACCGGCGCTTCGACGCGGAACCGCCGGATCCCCTCCTCGGTCACGGGAAAACGGAAGGTCAGCGTCCGCGTCTCCCGTCGCCCCTCGAAGCGGACCGTGTCCCGCGCCACTTCCCGGTCTCCCTCGCGGATCGATACGGGGACCGACTCGCCGGCGAACCCTTGGGCGCGTATCGTCACCTCCGCGGCGACCCGGCTGTTCGCGTAGACAAGGCGGTTCGCGAGCGCCTGGCGGATCGAGAGATCGCGCACCGCTTCCGGATCGCCGATCGGGATCGGGAAGATCGGCACGCCCGCCTCCTCCGCGACGCGGACCGGGTCGCGCCCGGCGTTCACCGCGCCGTCGCTCAGGAGGACGATTCCGTCGAGCCCTCTCTCCCACTCCGCCTCCACCGCCTCCTCGACGGCGCGCGAAAGGTCGGTGGCGTCCCCCTCCCCCTCCTCCTCCCAGGGGTGGAGCGCCCCGGAGAAACCGTAGCGCACGACCTCGTAACGGCGCTCCAGTTTCTCCAGCACCGCCGCCGGCTCCTCCCGGAGCGCCCGGTCGGCCGCGAGTCGCCGGGGGCCGCCCTCGCCGTCCACGATCCCCATGCTCGCCGAACGGTCGAGAAGGACCGCCACGGCGGGACGGAGAGTCTCCTCCCGGCTCACCGTGAGGAGAGGATCGAAGAGGAGCGCGAGGAGGAGGGCGGTGGAGGCGAAGCGGAGCGCGCCCAGCAGGCGGCGCACAGGCGCCGAGACGGGGGGGATGGTCCGCCGGTAAGCCCATACCGCGGCGAGGAGCGCGAAGAGGAACGCCGCCAAAAGGAGGGGGATGTTCCCCCGCTGCAGGGCGAGCGTCACGCCGTTCAACCTTCCCCCCCTTCCCGCGCCTCGGGAAAGGCGAGCTCCACCAACGCCGGGAGGATTTCCGCCGCCTTCCCCCGGAGGGAGATGTCGGCGTAACCGGAGAGGCCGGTCTCCTCCGGGTTGATCTCCACTAAACGCGCGCCCGACTGCTGCGCCAGAACCGGCAGGGTCGCCGCGGGATGAACGAGCGCCGAAGTCCCCACCACCAGAAAGAGATCGGCGGCGACGGCGGCGTCGTGCGCTCGCCGGAGCGCCTCCTCCGGCAGCATCTCGCCGAACCAGACCACGTCGGGGCGCATCGGATGCCCGGCCCGGCAGCGGGGGATCCCGTCCCCCTCCGAGCCGTCGGCGGTTCTCGTCTCGCCGTCCGACTCGCAGCGGGCGCGGAAGAGGTTGCCGTGCAGCTCCACCGGATCGCGCGAGCCGGCCCGCGCGTGGAGGCCGTCCACGTTCTGCGTGATCAGCGTGAAAGAGGGGAGGAGCCTTTCGAGTCGGGCGAGGGCGAGGTGAGCGGCGTTCGGCTCGCAGGCGGCCACGAGGCGGCGCCTGTGGCGGTACCACTCCCAGACCAGTTCGGGATCCCGGGCGTACGCCCCGGGCGTGGCCAGATCTTCGGCGCGATAGCGGCGCCAAAGCCCTCCTTCGCCGCGGAAGGTGGGGACTCCGCTCTCGGCGGAAACGCCGGCGCCGGTCAGCGCCGCCGCGCGCCGGGCGGCGCCCAACAGGCGGGCGGCCCCTTCGATCCCTTCCTTCAAGGGAAACTCCTCGCGGGGAAAAAGTCCGGGAGAGGCCGGAGATCGGGGCGGTGCGTGACTATCCCCGCCCGTGCCGGGTCGCGTTGGTGCAGACGATCTTGGAACGGTACTTCGCGTAATCCCAGTTCGGGCTCCACTCATTGGTGTGGCACCCGCGGCAGGTCGCCTCATCCACCTTCTTCCGATCGGGCCCCCGGATGTGCTCCGTCCCCCGGCCGTGGCACGCTTCGCACTGCACGTTCCAGAGTTCCGGCTGCAGTTCCGTCCGGGAGTGGCCGGTCCTCTCGCCGAATCCGGTCACGTGGCAGTGCCAGCACTTGGGGTTGTTCCAATCGTCTCCCTCGGCGATGGTGGCGTAGGCGCGGGAGTGGGGCGTCGTGTCCCAATAGTCATTCACGTCGGCGTGGCAAAGGGCGCAGTTGTCGATTCCCAGGTATTTTTTGTACTGCTCCTGGTCGACGCGGGCCTCCCGCTCCACCTCGTTTCCCTCATCCTTCTTCCCGCTCTGCGCCTTCGCGTCCGACACCTTCCGGACCCGGTTGCCGTTTTCGTCGAGTTCCATCTTCTCCCAGGTGATGGCGCGGATCTCCGAATCGACGGGCCCCTCGTCCTGCTTG from Candidatus Eisenbacteria bacterium encodes the following:
- a CDS encoding transposase, giving the protein MPKYARLVLPGVPHHVTQRGNRRVAVFADEKDHRLYLDLLQIYSSRNGLDILAYCLMPNHVHLVAVPREPHSLGRALRDTHRLYARKYNKRYDHAGHLWQGRFFSTPLDDHHFWAAIRYVERNPVRAGMVGRAEDYPWSSARAHCGKTEAERESRRGRLLSFTFPEGSRLQMGGEWSAWLSGEDEEKALDEIRKRTLTGR
- a CDS encoding NAD-dependent deacylase, whose translation is MSGARTGITRSTVPRSSAPTRPGTGGDSHAPPRSPASPGLFPREEFPLKEGIEGAARLLGAARRAAALTGAGVSAESGVPTFRGEGGLWRRYRAEDLATPGAYARDPELVWEWYRHRRRLVAACEPNAAHLALARLERLLPSFTLITQNVDGLHARAGSRDPVELHGNLFRARCESDGETRTADGSEGDGIPRCRAGHPMRPDVVWFGEMLPEEALRRAHDAAVAADLFLVVGTSALVHPAATLPVLAQQSGARLVEINPEETGLSGYADISLRGKAAEILPALVELAFPEAREGGEG